The genomic stretch aaaagGTAGCTACATCCACATCTAAGGAGTGAAAACTGAGgtaaccttttttttaattaaaacaccaaccaaaaaaaaaaaaaaaaaaacagggacaaAGAAATGAGCCCATGACCTCCTTCCTGCCCAATGATAACATTTAAGCTGGGAAATTCCGGCAGACAGGTTGGTTGGGGTGGGAGAGTTGCAGGGCACTGCCACCAGCAAATCATCCACCTTCTGTTCCCAGTTCCTGGGTGCATGCAGGCTCCAGGGTGGGGGGGTCCCTGCGGCCCCACCTTCTGGAAGGTTACTCTGAGTGCCTCGTTTGTGGGGCACAGGAAAGGGAGCCATTCACCTCTGACTTCTTTGGTATAAATGGAGAGGGGCGGAGAGTTAAAACATCTTCCTTCAGTCTGGGGGTGATGGTGGAGATGGGGTAAGTGCCaaggtggggagaggggtggggcgCTAATTCACAGAATTGGAATTCACTGGCGGTAAAGTCCTCGGCGAAGACCTCTCCCTTAAAGCCTGAGATAGCAGGGTGCAGCCTTCAGACACGGCACAGGCCGAGTTCCGCAGCCTCTCCCTGTGGTCCGACATCTTGGCGCCCCCGTCGGGGTGCTGCGCCAGATCCCTGAGGCACTGGGTCAGGAGCACGCAGGCCGACACGACGCTCATGGCACCGCCCAGGATGGCGGTCTGCACCGCCTTGCCCTCGGCGCTCACGGCCGCCGCACGCCCCAGGAACTGCGGCTCCGTCGCGAAGCCCACCAGGGCGCTTACGGCCTGCACCAGGGGCCCGCTGAAGAGCGCACAGCGACTGCGCGCCAGCTCGCTGGGCGCCGCCTTCACCTCGCGCACACACGCCAGCAGCGCCGAGGCGCTCGTGCTCATGCATTTGACGCCCAGCTTGAACTGCTCACGGGAGAAGCGATCCCGAGACTTGTCGCTGGCCAGGGCGCACGCGTCCGTCAGGAACTTGAGGTTGCGCGACAGGCCCTGCGACACCTCCAGCAGCAGCTGCGGGGTCATGTCGGCCAGCGGCGTGGCACGCAGCACGGCACAGCCCTGCTCCACCTCGTGGCGGCAGCGCGTCACGCGGTAGCGGTCCACCAGCCCTGGCTGCGCGGGCTGCGCACCCGGCGTGGCCACGGCCGCCAGGTAGGCCGCGTGGGCCGAGCACTCGGTCAGCGACACCACCAGTTCGCCCAGCTCGGCCAAGCTGTCCCCGGCCTCGCCAAAGCGGCCCATGTTGAGCTGGCTCTGCACGTCGTGGGTGAGGATGGACAGCCCCTTGGTGCGCGCGATGATGGTGTCCCGGCACTGCTCAAAGGATTCGGCGCCAGCACACGAGGCAGCGGGGCCCTCAAAGAGCACGGGCCGCGCCTCGcttgacagcagcagcaggtcgGCCACCAGCTGCATCTTGCCCTTGCAGTGGTCGCAGACGGACACCAGCCTTTTGCGTGGCTGCGAGCAGGCCCCGCCAATGCCGACGGCACTCGCAGGAGCCAGAGAAGCCGCCTCGCCACTGGGCTTCCCGCCGCTGCCGCTAGCCATCGCGCCCGGGGGGCACTGGCATGCCGCTGGGGAGCCCGCTTCCACCACTGCGGCCGCGACTCAGCTGGCCAGGGCCGCGGTGCCGTCCCCGCACCATCATGCCATCCACCGCCGCGGGCGGAGGGCgctgggtggcagtggtggtggcggcTGGGGAGCACAGAGGGACTGAAAGCCAGGGAACGCAGGAGGCTCTTCCGGGCGCTGCGCGGGACTGTGGCGTTCGGTCTCCCAAAGGGCTTGCAGGAGTCATGAACCGGGGCAGGGTGCACTCACAGTCCGCGCCCCTCGTCTCCGGGTTGCCACCAGCCAAGTCCCTTCTGTTGGGCCGCCGTCGCCGCCTTCCTGGGCATGGCCCGACCCGGCCACCGGTGCTGGGAGGGCGGGACGGGGAAGCTGGGagttgtccttccttccttcctttctttgaaaCTAAAATCCTTCCCTCGGGGAGGAGGAACGCGGGGTGGCTCCGGTGAGCTGTGTATCGCTGTCAGCCGCCGCGGGGCCGGTGGCGCACGTGTGCTCCGGGTGCTGGAATCCCGTCAGGCGGCACTGGTTCGCGACGGCGGCTCCAACTGGTGCTCCGGGACTCTCGGCCGCATCTCCTGCGTCCTCCCGCCCTCGCCCTCGCGGAGCAGTGCCGGCGGCTGCGGCTGCGGGCTCGAGGGTGTGGCCGGCGCTGTGTGGCGGCCGCACCGAGTCAGAGTCAGGCGGGAGCCCGTCCGGATGGCGGCACGGCGGGCCGCCCTGCTCTCACTGCGCGCTCGCCCGTCCACGCGCCACGCCCGGGTGTGCCGGGCTCCGCGGTGGCTCCTTCCCGCCTGGCCGGCTCAGAGCGCGCGGCCCGGCGCCGCGGCGGCACGCCCTCCCCGACCGCGCGCCCGGCGGCCGGCCGCTGGCTGTGGGCGCAGGTCCATCCTCGTCGCCTCCTTGTCGCGAACTGGCGGCAGCTGAGGTCTCTCGAGGCTCCGGGCCCCGCGCATCGGATGTCCCTGCGCGCGTTTCCCCCCGGGCGGCGCGGCCAACTCAGAAGGTCTCGGACGCACTGCGGCCACCGGCCCGGGATCCGGCTCCTGCCATTTTTGTCCACCGCCAAGTTCGCCAGCGAGAGGGGACGAAACTGAAAGGAAGGGCGGGGGCCGCGGGAGCCGCGGGGCCAGCGCCCGCCTCTTCCAGGCGCGGCTCACCTCGGTGCACGGCCGCTGCGGGCTTCTCCTCTCCGGTGCGCGCCTCGCCCCcgggcccgccgccgccgccgccgccgcctcggccGTAACCTCCCCGGAGCCTATAGAAAGCTTTTGTGTGGCGTCACCGCCTTTCGTTTAAATCCCGCTTCCTCCTCTCGCCCTTCCTCCCGCCCCCTCCGCCGCTCCCGGATGCTTGCGCGATGCGCTGCTCCTCCCCCGGGAAGCTGGGTGGCTGCGGGAGGACGCCACCGCCCGGCGCTCCTGCCGCGGCTGCGGGGCCTGGTGGTCTCCGACCTGACTCTTTCCAGTCCCGTTCGTTTCTCCCCGACCCCAAGCTGCGCGTCTTGGAGTGCAGTGCGGAGTGGAGGCAGTCCTGCCCTCGGGCCGGGGGCTCggcgcacccgcgtgggaggtcggggcgctgccgccgccgccgccgctcggcCTTACGTAAGCTCTCGGTCCGCCGGGGGCTGCGCGTCCCCTCCTGGCCCAGTCAGCGCGCCTCAGAGCGGGGGACCTGTTCCTGGGCCCAAGGCCAACGGCCAGGCACTCGCTGGGGTCTGGTCACCACGGCTTGGGGGGCCTTGGCCTGCTCTCTAAGCGCCTCCCCTTGCCTTTGTTGGGTTGGTTCCTCTCCCTCCGCGGGGTTCTGGCTGGCGGTGtggggcagaggaaggagagctttGCATCCCAAGTCCGTAGAGAGTGACCTAGAACTAAATATGCCAGAGCGGGGGAGCTGAGGGTTAGTGCCAGCGCTGGCCTTGAACTGGACTTCCTGGGGCCAGTTCCTCTCCGGCATTTAGGGGCCATGACCTTGAGCAGGTTCCTTCTGCGCTTCTCCTCCCGCGCACTGCCTTGCTAGGGGGCCTTGCCTTTTTCTTCTTTGGTGTAGTGGAgtagtggggtgggggtggggacagttAAGTAAAACAAACAGCCTTTGGAGGGAACCTGTGACCCCAGCTGTACAGATAAGGAAATCCACCATGGCTGTAGTGGAGCACCCACCCCCCACAGCTACCCGTGGGTGGGTGGTGTAATCAGGACGCTGTGCCTCCGGAAGTGGTTGTAGCACCAGGACTTCTCCCAGCCCCGTGCTGGCTTTCAGGGCTTCTGCTGGTTCTGGAGGTGAGACACAGCGCATCTGCTGCTGGTTTCCTCTGTCTGGAGCCCGGATGGGAGGCCTTTTTTTTATCAGCAGGTTATAAAAAGTGACATACCCAGCATGTGCAGCTTTAAGAAGGAACTGTGGGGGTGGGCTGTTCATGCATGAACCCGCAGCAACAGGTGCATGCCTGAGTGGAGGGTTAGTTACCTTGCTTTTGCCCTTGAAAATGCCCTTAACTTTTATACGATTTTTAagattggaaacacagatttaccaagggaaggagagacggagagggaaAGATTTCCTATctgcatttctcaaatggctgcaacagatccAGAGTCAGGACCCAACTCcttggctgtcctccattgctttcccaggccacaagcaggaagctggataggaagtggagcaaccggacttgaaccagcacctacatgggatgccagtgcctacAGGCGAGAGCCTCAGGTGCTTCCCCTCCCcacgcacccacacacacacccttagcTGTCTTCCCGGATCTAGAGGAGCCCGCTTATTTGGCAATCAGAGAATTTAATTCAAAACAAAAGACTAAACAAACAAAGGTTTAATCCTACTATTTTTCTTCGAGGGTAAAGACAGTTGCATGAATTCAGCTCCTGCCATGGTAAACGCAAGGCTGTCTCTTTTGTCCTGCGCTCCAAAAACTGAGATGGAAGCCAAAACCTTTCTCCagtgtctgttttttgttttttcatgaaaCTGCTCTGCCATCAGGGGCGTGGCTTTCTGTTTTATATCGAGGCGTGTCCCAACCTTCCAGGAAGTATTTCCACTTTCCCTGTCCGTTCATGTTTCTGCCAGTGTGTTCCTTCCCTCCATAATTCCTAAGCCCCTGCCCTGCACTTGGCACCAAGGTTACACCCTCAGTAGAGTCAAGAACAGGCCACTTTGCCCCTGAAGATCATAGTCCAGAGGCAGCAgcgcttttttttaagatttatttgttttttattggaaagtcagagagagaggagagacagagaggaagatctgtccactgattcactccccaagtagctgcagtggccggagctgagccgatatgaagccgggagcctggcgcttcctccgggtctcccacgcgggtgcagggtcccaaggctttgggccatccttgactactttcccaggccacaagcagggagctggatgggaagcggggctgccaggattagaaccgatgcccatatgggatcctggtacttgtaaggcaaggactttagccactaggctactgctctgggcccaaggcagcagctttacaagCAAGTAGTCTCCAT from Ochotona princeps isolate mOchPri1 chromosome 6, mOchPri1.hap1, whole genome shotgun sequence encodes the following:
- the TLNRD1 gene encoding talin rod domain-containing protein 1, which codes for MASGSGGKPSGEAASLAPASAVGIGGACSQPRKRLVSVCDHCKGKMQLVADLLLLSSEARPVLFEGPAASCAGAESFEQCRDTIIARTKGLSILTHDVQSQLNMGRFGEAGDSLAELGELVVSLTECSAHAAYLAAVATPGAQPAQPGLVDRYRVTRCRHEVEQGCAVLRATPLADMTPQLLLEVSQGLSRNLKFLTDACALASDKSRDRFSREQFKLGVKCMSTSASALLACVREVKAAPSELARSRCALFSGPLVQAVSALVGFATEPQFLGRAAAVSAEGKAVQTAILGGAMSVVSACVLLTQCLRDLAQHPDGGAKMSDHRERLRNSACAVSEGCTLLSQALRERSSPRTLPPVNSNSVN